In a single window of the Necator americanus strain Aroian chromosome X, whole genome shotgun sequence genome:
- a CDS encoding hypothetical protein (NECATOR_CHRX.G26069.T1) — MSGSTSPARISRRLSSTKIAKQLAGLSLRSDDIMDQGDTARHEGRFVFECSWEVANKVGGIYTVLRTKAPISTEELGDQYCMLGPYNEDRVKLEVEVLEPDNAAMKYALEHARDCGFKLVYGRWLIDGYPKVVLFDIGSAAWKLDQWKHEMWSVTKVGIPWHDREANDCVILGFMVAIFLQKFAEAIASSEPLIVAHFHEWQSAAGLIMSRLWKLNISLVFTTHATLIGRHLCAGGVDLYNNLSKIDVDREAGERQIYHRYCIERAAVHLAHVFTTVSEVTGLEAEHLLGRKPDILTPNGLNVVKFSAIHEFQNLHAIAKEKIHDFIRGHFYGNLNFDLDKTLYFFTAGRYEFTNKGGDFFIEALARLNYKLQIFIF, encoded by the exons ATGTCAGGCTCGACATCACCGGCACGCATTTCCCGCAGACTTTCCAGTACGAAAATTGCTAAGCAATTAGCT GGCCTTAGCCTACGATCTGACGATATTATGGATCAAGGCGATACGGCTCGCCATGAAGGACGCTTCGTGTTTGAGTGTAGTTGGGAGGTGGCAAACAAAG TCGGCGGAATTTATACGGTACTCCGTACAAAAGCTCCCATATCCACTGAAGAACTTGGGGATCAGTACTGCATGCTTGGGCCGTACAATGAAGATCGTGTTAAACTCGAG GTAGAAGTGCTAGAACCGGACAATGCTGCTATGAAATATGCACTAGAACATGCTCGAGATTGCGGATTCAAG CTTGTATATGGCCGCTGGCTTATCGATGGATATCCAAAAGTAGTCCTGTTCGATATAGGCTCAGCTGCTTGGAAACTTGATCAATGGAAGCATGaa ATGTGGTCGGTGACAAAAGTGGGGATACCATGGCACGATCGTGAAGCGAACGACTGCGTAATTCTCGGTTTTATGGTTGCTATATTCTTACAAAAG TTTGCTGAAGCAATAGCATCAAGCGAACCGTTGATCGTTGCACATTTTCACGAATGGCAGTCAGCTGCAGGTCTAATTATGAGCAG ATTATGGAAGCTTAATATCTCGTTGGTTTTCACTACACACGCTACTCTTATTGGACGTCATCTTTGCGCTGGTGGTGTTGACCTTTACAATAATTTGTCCAAG atcgaTGTGGATCGTGAAGCTGGTGAACGACAAATTTACCATCGCTATTGCATTGAGAGAGCTGCCGTTCACTTAGCACATGTTTTTACTACGGTCAG TGAAGTCACTGGTCTCGAAGCTGAACACCTTCTTGGCCGAAAGCCTGACATTCTGACACCAAATGGATTAAACGTAGTGAAGTTCTCTGCAATTCATGAATTCCAAAATCTGCACGCcatagcaaaagaaaaaatacatgaTTTCATCAGAGGTCATTTTTATGG AAATCTGAATTTCGACTTGGACAAAACACTCTACTTCTTCACAGCTGGACGTTATGAATTCACGAATAAAGGCGGCGACTTTTTCATTGAAGCCTTAGCACGGCTCAACTATAAGCTACAG attttcattttctga
- a CDS encoding hypothetical protein (NECATOR_CHRX.G26069.T2), producing MDVGLNIIVLIVLYSTLAVTGLLGNIWVLITVSSQLLGCCGSSGHRGRVMKPNTQSSAYIYLLLLSVVDLVSLIPVPMLVADLQENEFIFGIALCKLLWFSEGTNKTLSPMILTALSIDRYIAVCKPALIWMRQTKFAVFVVSVCIMASLLFIAPITAQAKIADMEDFNGMVYRKCTLGENLWFDLVHTLTCYVAPLVLIFSVYIVILAKLFRHTRFSTVGRKTSISLSRVVKCSVLVVAFYFICWTPYWTMRIQALANEAEKNVGVTFGNDTLEDVEEIMEEKGAPGNGIFIMYLMHSLPYAQSAFNWLFYAFLNRNLRNSSGRCGNGVRSVPMTSTIIENGASSASGLTPLWKNLQHVGTQLKTASIDTGNALLKMSPFRTRSRIQSRSSTYLDSAYLDHLVPPPPMTTSSLLDLQKRASTLIPRQEPSLVGKALSFSDLPHSHLIEKPREPTPSAVSTDPRCKDVTVIAFIIYPAAANSFNVDSLRGQAVCKQLKDTIAKIKENVANRMFEESVRGKVPDPEDLLLPAEKVQLKRCILAAKRNSLPPICTHNMLDSANDPVLQALRRVQLFNHDYDRVKVIFHPEFLSSVSPLIGLDYEDFVRGCHLGVFPSYYEPWGYTPAECTVMGVPSVTTNLSGFGCFINEHVTDAKSYGIHVVDRRFKGADESINELADGLYEFTCLSRRQRIIVRNRTERLSELLDWKTLSIFYRDARRMALKKTHPDLEMRLSDAVTFMPRPISAPGTPSVSGPTTPHESDSEDDSEQDEYEQQLWNEK from the exons ATGGACGTCGGCCtgaacatcatcgtactgatcgTACTTTATTCAACGTTAGCGGTAACCGGCCTATTAGGCAATATCTGGGTGCTGATCACCGTCTCATCACAACTACTCGGCTGTTGCGGATCGTCAGGACATCGTGGACGAGTTATGAAGCCGAATACGCAAAGTTCAGCATACATTTACCTACTATTACTTTCTGTTGTTGATCTAGTATCTTTGATTCCGGTACCAATGCTAGTAGCGGATTTACAAGAGAACGAGTTCATATTCGGAATCGCATTGTGTAAACTGCTGTGGTTCAGCGAAGGCACCAACAAGACCTTGTCGCCGATGATTCTCACCGCCTTGTCCATAGATCGGTACATAGCCGTCTGCAAACCAGCACTCATCTGGATGAGACAGACGAAGTTTGCTGTTTTTGTGGTCTCTGTCTGCATCATGGCGTCTCTGCTCTTCATCGCTCCTATCACAGCACAAGCGAAGATAGCGGACATGGAGGATTTCAACGGAATGGTGTACAGAAAGTGCACATTAGGCGAGAATCTATGGTTTGACTTGGTTCACACGCTCACTTGCTATGTGGCACCATTAGTACTGATATTCTCTGTCTATATAGTGATTCTCGCCAAACTATTCCGACATACACGATTTTCTACCGTCGGTCGAAAGACGAGCATCTCTCTATCCAGAGTGGTCAAGTGCTCAGTGCTTGTGGtcgctttttattttatttgctgGACGCCATATTGGACGATGCGAATTCAGGCTTTAGCCAACG AAGCGGAAAAGAACGTGGGCGTCACGTTTGGAAATGACACATTAGAAGACGTTGAGGaaataatggaagaaaaaggagcaCCTGGAAATGGAATATTCATCATGTACCTGATGCATTCACTTCCGTATGCTCAGAGTGCTTTCAACTGGTTATTCTATGCATTTCTTAACCGGAATCTGCGAAACTCGTCTGGACGATGTGGTAATGGTGTGCGTTCGGTCCCGATGACGAGCACAATTATCGAGAACGGTGCAAGTTCGGCAAGTGGATTGACACCATTATGGAAGAATCTTCAGCATGTTGGTACTCAATTGAAAACGGCCAGTATTGATACGGGAAATGCTTTGTTGAAAATGTCACCGTTTCGTACACGTTCAAGGATCCAGTCAAG GAGTTCAACGTATCTGGATTCGGCATATCTGGACCACCTTGTGCCCCCACCACCAATGACGACCTCATCTTTACTAGATCTACAAAAACGTGCGTCAACGCTTATTCCACGTCAGGAGCCGTCGTTAGTCGGAAAAGCCTTGTCGTTTTCTGACCTTCCCCATTCTCATCTGATCGAGAAGCCAAGAGAACCAACGCCATCGGCG GTCTCTACAGATCCAAGATGCAAGGACGTAACCGTCATAGCGTTCATTATCTATCCAGCAGCAGCGAACTCTTTCAATGTGGACTCACTTCGAGGACAAGCGGTCTGCAAACAGCTCAAGGATACCATAGccaaaatcaaggaaaatgtCGCAAATCGTATGTTTGAAGAGTCAGTTCG TGGAAAAGTGCCGGATCCGGAAGACTTGCTATTACCAGCTGAGAAGGTTCAACTCAAACGTTGTATTCTGGCGGCGAAG CGTAATTCACTACCACCGATATGTACACATAACATGTTGGATAGCGCCAATGATCCAGTACTACAAGCGTTACGTCGTGTGCAGCTGTTCAATCATGATTATGATCGAGTGAAG GTGATTTTCCATCCGGAATTCTTGTCTTCCGTCTCACCGCTGATCGGCTTGGATTATGAGGATTTTGTGCGTGGGTGCCATCTTGGAGTGTTCCCAAGCTACTATGAGCCATGGGGATACACACCAG ctgaaTGCACTGTAATGGGTGTGCCATCGGTGACGACAAATCTCAGTGGATTCGGCTGTTTTATCAACGAACATGTGACGGATGCAAAAAGCTACGGTATCCATGTAGTAGATCGTCGTTTCAAAGGAGCAGATGAGTCTATCAATGAGCTGGCCGATGGGTTATATGAGTTCAC ATGTCTGTCCCGTCGTCAGCGTATTATTGTACGTAATCGAACGGAACGTCTTAGTGAATTGTTGGATTGGAAGACACTTTCAATA TTCTATCGGGATGCAAGAAGAATGGCGTTAAAGAAAACACATCCAGATCTTGAG ATGCGTTTGTCGGATGCAGTTACATTCATGCCACGTCCGATTTCCGCACCAGGAACGCCTTCTGTATCCGGACCAACGACACCACATGAGTCGGACAGCGAAGATGACAGTGAACAGGATGAATATGAACAACAACtatggaatgaaaaataa